A section of the Streptomyces sp. NBC_01591 genome encodes:
- a CDS encoding 4'-phosphopantetheinyl transferase family protein — protein sequence MEQTLPQVVRELPPPGSLDLWLLRVSDVPIGILDEQVLDATERQRAATLMHAADRTRFTAAHVALRRLLGSYLSLRPEEVHFGRDTCPCCGGPHGRPTVRDADDRLFFSLSHRGDLAVVGTAAAPIGVDVELVPDEDGTADLAAMLHVDEQAELAALSPMARPRALARLWTRKEAYLKGLGTGLGRDPALDYVGSGRPEGPYPPSGWTLLDVPVDRGYAAAVAVRGELTVEGPLVRRLAGLDVVRHTCDALQTARTPP from the coding sequence GTGGAACAAACCCTGCCGCAGGTCGTCCGTGAGCTGCCACCCCCTGGCTCACTCGACCTCTGGCTCCTGCGGGTCTCGGATGTCCCCATCGGCATCCTGGACGAACAGGTACTCGACGCGACCGAGCGTCAGCGTGCCGCCACCCTCATGCACGCCGCCGACCGGACCCGGTTCACGGCCGCGCATGTCGCCCTTCGCCGACTGCTCGGCTCGTACCTGAGCCTGCGCCCCGAGGAAGTCCACTTCGGCCGGGACACCTGTCCCTGCTGCGGCGGGCCGCACGGCCGGCCCACCGTGCGCGACGCCGACGACCGGCTGTTCTTCTCGCTGTCCCACCGGGGCGATCTCGCCGTCGTCGGTACCGCAGCGGCCCCCATCGGGGTCGACGTGGAACTGGTGCCGGACGAGGACGGCACCGCCGACCTCGCCGCGATGCTGCACGTGGACGAGCAGGCCGAACTGGCCGCGCTGAGCCCCATGGCGCGGCCGCGGGCCCTGGCCCGGCTGTGGACCCGGAAGGAGGCCTACCTCAAGGGCCTCGGCACGGGTCTGGGCCGCGACCCCGCTCTCGACTACGTCGGCTCGGGACGCCCCGAGGGCCCCTACCCGCCATCCGGCTGGACCCTGCTCGACGTACCGGTGGACCGGGGCTACGCGGCGGCGGTGGCGGTACGCGGCGAGCTGACCGTGGAAGGTCCGCTCGTCCGGAGGCTCGCCGGCCTCGACGTCGTACGGCACACCTGCGACGCCCTGCAGACGGCAAGAACTCCGCCCTGA
- a CDS encoding MFS transporter, with product MSARLTERAPGKEQEQPPRSGLFGHHDFRLLWLGETTNRVGINITGVAMPLVAVVTLDASTFWVSVLAAAPWLPWLLIGLPAGAWVDRMRRRPIMLICNLVPLVLLASVPVAGWLGVLTMTQLMVVALINGFAAVFFGISYKVYLPSIVEPEDLQEANAKLQGSESVAQVAGLGGGGLLAQAFGAASGLLVNSATFLVSALCLLGIRSKEPIPEKPEERRALRQDIKEGVQYTFRDPYLRVLTLYGTATNLLLTAEAAILPVFIIRELGVPEGATGWLLASSSIGGILGATTAKRLIARFGSARGLLVATIASAPFALLIPLTRMDWTLSALVVGSAVLSLGVVLANVIQGAFRQRYCPPQLLGRVSASVSVANFGAIPFGSLLGGILGTALGLRPTLWLLTAGLALTPLLLLIGPLRRRRDLPVAPATP from the coding sequence ATGTCGGCCCGCCTGACCGAACGCGCTCCCGGCAAGGAGCAGGAGCAGCCGCCGCGCAGCGGACTGTTCGGCCACCACGACTTCCGGCTGCTGTGGCTCGGCGAGACGACCAACCGCGTCGGCATCAACATCACCGGGGTCGCCATGCCCCTGGTGGCCGTCGTGACGCTCGACGCGAGCACGTTCTGGGTGAGTGTGCTGGCGGCCGCCCCCTGGCTGCCCTGGCTGCTCATCGGCCTGCCTGCCGGTGCCTGGGTGGACCGGATGCGACGCCGGCCGATCATGCTGATCTGCAACCTGGTCCCGCTCGTGCTCCTGGCGAGCGTTCCGGTGGCGGGCTGGCTCGGCGTCCTGACGATGACCCAGCTGATGGTCGTGGCGCTGATCAACGGCTTCGCCGCGGTGTTCTTCGGGATCTCGTACAAGGTCTACCTGCCCTCCATCGTCGAACCCGAGGACCTCCAGGAGGCCAACGCCAAGCTGCAGGGCAGTGAATCGGTGGCCCAGGTCGCGGGGCTGGGCGGCGGCGGCCTGCTGGCCCAGGCGTTCGGCGCCGCCTCCGGACTCCTCGTCAACTCGGCGACGTTCCTCGTCTCCGCGCTGTGCCTGCTCGGAATCCGCAGCAAGGAGCCGATTCCGGAGAAACCCGAGGAACGCCGGGCCCTGCGGCAGGACATCAAGGAGGGCGTGCAGTACACCTTCAGGGACCCGTACCTGCGCGTCCTCACCCTGTACGGCACCGCCACCAACCTGCTGCTGACGGCCGAGGCGGCGATCCTGCCGGTCTTCATCATCCGTGAGCTCGGGGTACCCGAAGGCGCGACCGGCTGGCTCCTCGCGTCGAGCAGCATCGGCGGGATCCTCGGGGCGACCACCGCGAAACGCCTGATCGCACGGTTCGGCTCGGCCCGCGGACTGCTGGTCGCCACGATCGCCAGCGCCCCGTTCGCCCTGCTGATCCCGCTGACCAGGATGGACTGGACCCTGTCCGCACTGGTGGTCGGCAGCGCGGTCCTCTCGCTCGGTGTCGTGCTCGCCAACGTGATCCAGGGGGCGTTCCGCCAGCGCTACTGTCCGCCCCAGCTGCTCGGCCGCGTCTCGGCCAGCGTCTCGGTCGCGAACTTCGGCGCCATTCCCTTCGGTTCCCTGCTCGGCGGGATCCTCGGCACCGCCCTCGGCCTGCGGCCCACCCTGTGGCTGCTCACCGCGGGACTCGCCCTGACCCCGCTGCTCCTCCTGATCGGGCCGCTGCGCCGAAGGCGGGACCTGCCGGTCGCGCCGGCCACGCCGTGA
- the argH gene encoding argininosuccinate lyase → MTAATAHGVDTGRLKAALDAEAHRIVYDQYLPDTADGLGEELRCISEVDRAHLIMLTERGIVDAGRAAALLRTIEELRGQDFAPVRATPMPRGVYLAYEGHLIEKLGDGTGGILHTGRSRNDLNATTTRLKTRGPYLALLDAVDRLAGVLLAKAEEYRDVVMPAYTHGQPAVPISYGHYLAGVAGAVLRAYEALLDAGRQLDVNPLGAGAIGGTSVPIDPQRTAELLGFSSAAPNSVDAVASRDFVLDLLSASAVLGVALARAGRDLSTWTSEEFGLLRVGDTLVGSSSMMPQKRNPFLLEHIQGRSTASLGAFVGAASAMTTGGYTNAIAVGTEAVRHLWPGLSSTTDAVTLLSLVVAGTEPERERMTDRAVDGFTSATYLAERLVLDGTPFRAAHHLVGETVLGALESGRSLVDAARFAAVDDGGLAPDRVAAACAHGGGPGSTGDGIRALGIRRDALKAESTDRRTRWSGGSALLSQAVAEAVTSCRPA, encoded by the coding sequence ATGACCGCAGCGACGGCGCACGGCGTCGACACCGGCCGGCTCAAGGCCGCGCTCGACGCCGAGGCGCACCGCATCGTCTACGACCAGTACCTGCCGGACACCGCCGACGGGCTCGGCGAGGAGCTGCGCTGCATCAGCGAGGTCGACCGGGCCCATCTGATCATGCTCACCGAGCGCGGGATCGTGGACGCGGGCCGGGCCGCGGCCCTGCTGCGCACTATCGAGGAACTGCGCGGACAGGACTTCGCACCGGTCCGGGCCACCCCGATGCCGCGCGGCGTCTACCTGGCGTACGAGGGACACCTCATCGAGAAACTGGGCGACGGGACCGGCGGCATCCTGCACACCGGCCGGTCACGCAACGACCTCAACGCCACCACCACCCGGCTGAAGACGCGCGGCCCCTATCTGGCACTGCTCGACGCGGTCGACCGGCTGGCGGGGGTGCTCCTGGCGAAGGCCGAGGAGTACCGGGACGTGGTCATGCCCGCCTACACCCACGGCCAGCCGGCCGTACCGATCAGCTATGGCCACTACCTCGCCGGTGTCGCGGGCGCGGTGCTGCGCGCGTACGAGGCGCTGCTGGACGCCGGACGCCAGCTCGACGTCAACCCGCTGGGCGCCGGTGCGATCGGCGGGACGTCCGTCCCCATCGACCCACAACGCACCGCCGAACTGCTCGGCTTCAGCTCCGCCGCGCCCAACTCGGTCGACGCGGTGGCCTCCCGGGACTTCGTGCTGGACCTGCTGTCCGCGTCCGCCGTCCTCGGCGTCGCGCTGGCCCGGGCCGGGCGGGACCTGAGCACCTGGACCTCGGAGGAGTTCGGGCTGCTGCGGGTGGGCGACACCCTCGTCGGCTCCAGCTCGATGATGCCGCAGAAGCGCAACCCGTTCCTGCTCGAACACATCCAGGGCAGGTCCACCGCGAGTCTCGGCGCCTTCGTCGGCGCGGCGTCCGCGATGACCACCGGCGGCTACACCAACGCCATCGCCGTCGGCACCGAGGCCGTACGGCACCTCTGGCCCGGACTGAGCAGCACCACCGACGCGGTGACGCTGCTGAGCCTGGTGGTGGCGGGAACGGAACCGGAACGGGAACGCATGACGGACCGGGCCGTGGACGGCTTCACCTCGGCCACGTACCTGGCGGAGCGGCTCGTCCTGGACGGGACGCCGTTCCGGGCCGCGCACCATCTCGTCGGCGAGACCGTGCTCGGTGCCCTGGAATCCGGCCGGTCGCTGGTGGACGCGGCCCGGTTCGCCGCCGTCGACGACGGCGGGCTGGCCCCCGACCGGGTGGCCGCGGCGTGCGCCCACGGCGGCGGACCCGGTTCCACGGGCGACGGAATACGCGCTCTCGGCATCCGACGGGACGCGCTGAAAGCCGAGTCGACCGACCGGCGCACCCGCTGGTCCGGCGGAAGCGCGCTGCTGTCGCAGGCCGTGGCCGAGGCGGTGACATCATGTCGGCCCGCCTGA
- a CDS encoding ATP-grasp domain-containing protein encodes MTERLLLLVESNTTGTGRLFARRAAELGVVPVLLCADPDRYPYAAEDRLRTVVVDTSDEAALWAAVRALEDGATVAGVLTSSEYYVPTAAALAYRLGLPGPSAEAVRACRDKAEQRRVLAGAGVGSPDFAVVSEVADALAAARSIGLPVVVKPVQGSGSLGVRLCTDLDQVAEHAGTLLAATVNERGIAAPSRILVEEYLTGPEFSVEVFGADAVVTVAKHVGALPVFVEIGHDVPAALPGEQEIALRESAVRAVRALGLGWGAAHVELRLTGPRTAEVIEVNPRLAGGMIPELVRRACGIDLVRAQVLAALGTAPELERGGYARASIRFLTAEQDGILAPSAALAEAVARAHTVPGTVEAVLYRAPGEPVGPAEDFRGRVGHAIAVADRSVRAAEAADRAVALLGEAVTYADLHTEEAFA; translated from the coding sequence ATGACCGAGCGCCTGCTGCTCCTGGTGGAGAGCAACACCACCGGTACGGGACGGCTGTTCGCGCGGCGCGCGGCCGAGCTGGGCGTGGTGCCCGTGCTGCTGTGTGCGGACCCGGACCGCTACCCGTACGCCGCCGAGGACCGGCTGCGGACCGTCGTCGTGGACACCTCCGACGAGGCCGCGCTGTGGGCCGCCGTCCGCGCACTGGAGGACGGGGCCACCGTCGCGGGCGTCCTGACCAGCTCCGAGTACTACGTACCGACCGCCGCCGCACTGGCGTACCGGCTCGGGCTGCCCGGCCCGTCGGCCGAGGCCGTGCGCGCCTGCCGCGACAAGGCCGAGCAGCGCCGGGTGCTCGCCGGCGCGGGCGTCGGGTCGCCGGACTTCGCCGTCGTCTCCGAGGTCGCCGACGCACTCGCCGCGGCCCGCTCCATCGGACTGCCCGTCGTGGTCAAACCGGTCCAGGGATCGGGGAGTCTGGGCGTACGGCTCTGCACCGACCTCGACCAGGTCGCCGAGCACGCCGGGACACTGCTGGCGGCCACCGTGAACGAACGGGGCATCGCGGCACCGAGCCGGATCCTGGTCGAGGAGTACCTGACAGGACCGGAGTTCTCCGTCGAGGTGTTCGGCGCCGACGCCGTCGTCACCGTCGCCAAGCACGTCGGCGCGCTGCCGGTCTTCGTCGAGATCGGCCACGACGTGCCGGCCGCGCTCCCCGGCGAACAGGAGATCGCGCTGCGCGAGTCCGCGGTACGCGCCGTGCGGGCGCTCGGCCTCGGCTGGGGAGCCGCCCATGTGGAACTGCGGCTGACCGGGCCCCGGACCGCCGAGGTCATCGAGGTCAACCCCCGGCTGGCCGGCGGCATGATCCCCGAACTGGTCCGCAGGGCCTGCGGGATCGACCTGGTGCGCGCCCAGGTGCTCGCCGCGCTCGGCACCGCTCCCGAGCTGGAACGTGGCGGGTACGCCCGTGCCTCGATCCGGTTCCTCACCGCGGAACAGGACGGCATCCTCGCGCCGTCCGCCGCACTCGCGGAAGCCGTGGCCAGGGCCCACACGGTACCGGGCACCGTCGAGGCGGTGCTCTACCGCGCCCCGGGCGAACCCGTCGGCCCCGCCGAGGACTTCCGGGGCCGCGTCGGCCACGCCATCGCCGTCGCCGACCGCTCGGTACGGGCGGCCGAAGCCGCCGACCGGGCCGTGGCCCTGCTCGGCGAGGCCGTGACCTACGCGGATCTGCACACAGAGGAGGCATTCGCATGA
- a CDS encoding PLP-dependent cysteine synthase family protein has product MTTTLPKAHSSIVEATELPRIIKVTDNLYAAAFSLMKLLPARYILDRAEAAGLISSGTRIIETSSGTFALGLAMVCRLRGYPLTIVGDSAIDRDLRTRLEMLGTTVEIVEHTGQAGGIQGARLARVAELRRQYPDAFVPGQYDNPDNPGAYSVVADLIGNTVGAVDCLVGPVGSGGSTGGLAAALRQTGPALHLVGVDTQGSIIFGSPDGPRTLRGLGSSIHPGNVKHAAYDEVHWVTAPEAFHATHELYRAHGLFMGPTSGASFQVASWWAEQNPDSTVVMVLPDEGYRYQSTVYNDSWLREQGIVPAPAVDGPLTVEHPLDATAAWSRLLWARRGFDDVVMPVVGS; this is encoded by the coding sequence ATGACGACGACTCTGCCCAAGGCTCACTCCTCGATCGTGGAGGCGACGGAGCTGCCACGCATCATCAAGGTGACCGACAACCTCTACGCGGCGGCCTTCAGCCTGATGAAGCTGCTGCCCGCCCGCTACATACTCGACCGGGCCGAGGCCGCCGGCCTGATCTCCTCGGGCACCCGGATCATCGAGACCTCCTCGGGCACCTTCGCCCTGGGCCTGGCCATGGTCTGCCGCCTGCGCGGCTACCCGCTGACCATCGTCGGCGACTCGGCGATCGACCGGGACCTGCGCACCCGGCTCGAAATGCTCGGTACGACGGTGGAGATCGTCGAGCACACCGGCCAGGCCGGCGGCATCCAGGGCGCCCGGCTCGCCCGCGTCGCCGAGCTGCGCCGTCAGTACCCGGACGCCTTCGTCCCCGGCCAGTACGACAACCCCGACAACCCGGGCGCATACAGCGTCGTCGCCGACCTGATCGGCAACACCGTCGGCGCCGTGGACTGCCTGGTGGGCCCGGTGGGTTCGGGAGGCTCCACCGGCGGACTCGCCGCCGCGCTGCGGCAGACCGGCCCGGCGCTGCACCTGGTCGGCGTGGACACCCAGGGCAGCATCATCTTCGGCAGCCCGGACGGCCCGCGCACGCTGCGCGGACTCGGCAGCAGCATCCACCCCGGCAACGTCAAGCACGCGGCGTACGACGAGGTCCACTGGGTGACGGCCCCCGAGGCCTTCCACGCGACCCACGAGCTCTACCGCGCACACGGCCTGTTCATGGGCCCGACCAGTGGCGCGTCCTTCCAGGTGGCGTCCTGGTGGGCCGAGCAGAACCCGGACAGCACCGTCGTGATGGTGCTCCCGGACGAGGGCTACCGTTACCAGTCCACCGTCTACAACGACAGCTGGCTGCGCGAGCAGGGGATCGTCCCCGCCCCCGCCGTCGACGGCCCGCTCACCGTCGAGCACCCGCTGGACGCCACCGCCGCCTGGTCCCGGCTGCTGTGGGCCCGCCGCGGCTTCGACGACGTGGTGATGCCGGTGGTCGGCTCATGA
- a CDS encoding GHMP family kinase ATP-binding protein, with translation MVDHSGWRVGVASAPVHHGEILQGVFTGDGGLTRGLVTLPCTIHATRATFIPAPGAEVTVTPDWKGKARRAAELAVRAVTPPGAEPAGGHLDLTGDVPLCRGFGSSTSDVLAAIWAVKDAFVSPLPPQDVARIAVCAETASDSLMFEESTVLFAQREGTVIEDFGYRMPALRVLGFGSRPEGGGRGVDTLTLSPARYGQDEIDLFTRLQGMLREAIQMKDVALLGSVATASTEINQRHLPIPDLDCIRDIARTTGAVGVQAAHSGDIAGLLFDRDDPEVEARTGLAQDLLQELGIHEQWNYTTGD, from the coding sequence ATGGTTGATCATTCCGGCTGGCGTGTCGGGGTAGCTTCAGCCCCCGTCCACCACGGCGAGATCCTGCAAGGCGTGTTCACCGGTGACGGCGGGCTCACCCGAGGTCTCGTCACTCTTCCCTGCACCATTCACGCGACCCGCGCGACGTTCATCCCCGCTCCCGGCGCCGAGGTCACCGTCACGCCGGACTGGAAGGGCAAGGCACGGCGCGCGGCCGAACTCGCGGTCCGCGCCGTGACGCCGCCGGGCGCCGAGCCGGCGGGCGGTCATCTGGACCTCACCGGTGACGTACCGCTGTGCCGGGGCTTCGGCTCCTCCACGAGCGATGTGCTCGCGGCCATCTGGGCGGTGAAGGACGCGTTCGTCAGCCCGCTGCCGCCGCAGGACGTCGCCCGGATCGCGGTGTGCGCGGAGACCGCGTCCGACTCCCTCATGTTCGAGGAGTCCACCGTCCTCTTCGCGCAGCGCGAGGGCACGGTGATCGAGGACTTCGGCTACCGGATGCCGGCCCTCCGGGTCCTCGGCTTCGGCTCACGCCCCGAGGGCGGCGGACGGGGCGTGGACACCCTGACCCTCTCACCGGCCCGCTACGGGCAGGACGAGATCGACCTCTTCACCCGGCTGCAGGGGATGCTCCGGGAGGCCATCCAGATGAAGGACGTGGCCCTGCTGGGCTCGGTGGCCACGGCCAGCACGGAGATCAACCAGCGTCATCTGCCGATCCCGGACCTCGACTGCATCCGCGACATCGCGCGGACCACCGGAGCCGTCGGGGTACAGGCGGCACACAGCGGGGACATCGCCGGTCTTCTCTTCGACCGGGACGACCCCGAGGTCGAGGCGCGCACCGGCCTGGCCCAGGACCTCCTGCAAGAGCTCGGAATTCACGAGCAGTGGAACTACACAACGGGTGACTGA